CGTAGCTCAGGCCTTCCAGGCGCACGTTGGAGATGCAGTTGCGGTAGGCGTCGGTCAGGCCCACTTTCGGGGCGTAGGTGAAGTACAGGCCCAGGCTGTCGGGCGAGCTCAGGCCAGGGCGTTCGCCGATCAGCATCACGGTCATCCGCGCACCGAGCAGCTCGCCGACTTCGTCGGCCACCGCGACTCGGCCCTGTTCCACCAGGATCACCGGGGCGCTGCTCCAGCCATCGGCGGCGGCCTGTTCCTCGAAGCGGCTCAGCAAGGGCAGCGTGTGGCGATGCACGGCCAATGCCGAGAGGCCGTCGGCCACCACGATTGCCAGATCGACGCCGCCCGGGTTGGCCTGGGCGTGTTCACGCAGTTTCAGTGCCGAGTCGTCGCTCAGGCGCCGCCCAAGGTCAGGACGCTGCAGATACTGGTGACGATCGGCGGCGGCGCTGTGCAGCAACAGGCTGTCACGGCCACGGTCGCTCAGTTGCTGGCGCAGGCCGGCATGGTCGAAGGGCAGGTGCACCGCATCGCGGGCCTGGGCGTGGGCGAACTGGAAATCCAGCTGCGCCCCGGTCGGCAGGCTGGTACCGGTACGGCCCAGGGCGATGCGCGCGGGCGTCAGGTTGCGCAGGGCCAGCCAGGGGTTGTCATGCGTGGGGGTAGGTCGGTCCATGGTCGTCCCTATGCGAGCTGCGCCAACGCGTGGCGGAAGGCCGGAGGCAGGTTGTCGCCGAAGCGTACCCGGCCGTCGGCCTGGGTGAAGATGCCGGTGCGTTCCAGCCAGGCCTCGAATTCCGGGCCGGGTTTCAGGCCGAGCGTCTGGCGCGCGTAAAGCGCGTCGTGGAACGAGGTGGTCTGGTAGTTGAGCATGATGTCGTCGGAGCCTGGGATGCCCATGATGAAGTTGATCCCGGCGACACCGAGCAGGGTCAGCAAGGTGTCCATGTCATCCTGGTCGGCTTCGGCGTGGTTGGTGTAGCAGATGTCGCAACCCATCGGCACGCCGAGCAGCTTGCCGCAGAAGTGGTCTTCCAGGCCGGCGCGGATGATCTGCTTGCCGTTGTACAGATACTCCGGGCCGATGAAACCGACCACGGTGTTGACCAGGAATGGCTTGAAATGCCGGGCCACGGCGTAGGCGCGGGTCTCGCAGGTCTGTTGATCGACGCCGTGGTGGGCGTTGGCCGACAGCGCGCTGCCCTGGCCGGTCTCGAAGTACATGAGGTTCTGCCCGAGGGTGCCGCGCTTGAGCGATAGCCCTGCCTCGTAGCCTTCCTGGAGTACGTTGAGGTTGATGCCGAAGCCAGCGTTGGCGGCCTCGGTGCCGGCGATGGACTGGAACACCAGGTCCAGCGGCACGCCGCGGTTGATCGCCTCGATCGAGGTGGTGACGTGGGTGAGCACGCAGGCCTGGGTGGGAATGTCGTAGCGCTGGATGATCGCGTCGAGCATTTCCAGCAGGGCGCAGATCGAGGCGATGCTGTCGGTCGCCGGGTTGATGCCGATCATGGCGTCGCCGTTGCCGTACAGCAGGCCGTCGAGGATGCTGGCGGCGATGCCGGCGGGCTCGTCGGTGGGGTGGTTGGGCTGCAGACGGGTCGACAGCCGCCCGCGCAGGCCCATGGTGCCGCGAAACGCGGTGACCACGCGGATCTTCTGTGCCACCAGCACCAGGTCCTGGACGCGCATGATCTTCGACACGGCGGCGGCCATTTCCGGCGTCAGGCCGGGGGCCAGGGCGCGCAGGCTGGCTTCGTCGGCCGCTTCGCTGAGCAGCCAGTCACGCAGGCCGCCGACGGTGAGGTGGCTGACCGGGGCGAACGCGGCGGCGTCATGGGTGTCGATGATCAGCCGGGTGATCTCGTCCTGTTCGTAGGGGATCAGCGCTTCGCTGAGAAAGTGACTGAGCGGGATGTTGGCCAGGGCCATCTGCGCGGCGACCCGTTCGCCGTCGTTGGCGGCGGCGACGCCGGCCAGGAAGTCGCCCGAACGCGCCGGGCTGGCCTTGGCCATGACTTCCTTGAGGCTGTCGAAGCGGTAGACCAGATTGCCTACCGTGTGTACGAAACTTGCCATACAGAATCTCCAGAGCGCCGCAGGGCTGGCCTGCGGCGTAAGTCGGCGATCAGTGCAAGGCCTCTTCGGCCTTCTGGATCGCGGCGAATTCCTCTTCCGGCGTCCCGGCCACCAGATGGTGACGACTGTAGAAAGCAAAGTAGGCAATTAATACCGCATAGATCACGGCAGCGCCAATCACCACGCGTGGGTCGACCAGGAAGCCGGCGACCACGGCGATGCAGGCCAGCACCAGGGCCACGCCCGAGGTGAAGATGCCGCCGGGGGTACGGTACGGGCGCTCCATCTTCGGCCGACGGATGCGCAGGGTGATGTGCGCGGCCATCATCAGCACGTAGGACAGGGTGGCACCGAACACCGCGACCAGGATCAGCAGGTCACCCTGGCCAGTCAGCGACAGGGCGAAACCGATGATGCCGGGGATCACCAGGGCCAGTACCGGCGCCTTGCTCTTGTTGGTTTGCGAGAGCTTGCGCGGCAGGTAGCCCGCGCGCGAAAGCGCGAAGATCTGCCGCGAATAGGCGTAGATGATCGAGAAGAAGCTGGCGATCAGCCCAGCCAGGCCGACCAGGTTGACGAAGCCGCCCATCCAGGTCGAGCCGCCGTACGCCTTCGACAGTGCCTCGACCAGCGGGTTGCCCGAAGCCTTGAGCGCTTCGGAGCCGGCGCCGCCGGGGCCGACCACCAGGATCAGCAAGGCGAAGGCCAGCAGCACCAGCATCGCGCCGATCAGGCCGCGGGGCAGGTCGCGCTTGGGGTTCTTGGTCTCTTCGGCGGCCAGGGGCACGCCTTCGACGGCGAGGAAGAACCAGATCGCATAGGGGATCGCCGCCCAGATGCCGACATAGCCGAATGGCAGGAAGCTGCTGGCGCCGACGGCGTCGGTCTTGGCGATGTCGAACAGGTTGGCTGCATCAAAATGGGGCACCATGCCGATCAGGAACACCGCCAGTGCAATCGCAGCGACGGCGGTGATGATGAACATCAGCTTCAGCGCCTCGCCGACCCCGAAGATGTGGATGCCGATAAAGACGATGTAGAACGCCAGGTAGATCATCCAGCCGCCGATGCCGAACAGCGATTGGCAGTAGGCGCCGATGAACACGGCGATGGCGGCGGGGGCGATGGCGTATTCGATGAGGATCGCCGTGCCGGTGAGAAAGCCGCCCCAGGGCCCGAACGCGCTGCGGGCGAAGCCGTAGCCACCGCCAGCGGTGGGGATCATCGAGGACAGCTCGGCCAGCGAGAAGCACATGCACAGGTACATGGTGGCCATCAGCAGCGTGGCCAGGAACATGCCGCCCCAGCCACCTTGGGCGAGGCCGAAGTTCCAGCCGGCGTAGTCGCCGGAAATCACGTAGGCCACGCCCAGGCCCACCAGCAGGACCCAGCCTGCGGCGCCTTTTTTCAGTTCACGCTGCTGGAAATAGTCGGAGCCGACTTTCTCGAAATCTACGGAGGAGCTTGCCGGCGTGCCGGCGGATTGATCGCTTGGCATGGATTCACCTGTTGTTTTTTTGCGGGCCGGAAGGGGTTCCGGACCTTGGTGATTGTGTTGCAGGAAGCGAGCCAGAGCGGTTGGAGCGCGCCAACCGGCCTGAAATCTGGTGGATGCAGGTCGGGCCTCTTCGCGGGCACGTCGCAGCGGCGGTTCGCCGCTGCGACGTGCCCGCGAAGGGCGCACCTCGGTTTAGAAGAAGCCCAGCGGATTGATGTCGTAGCTCACCAGCAGGTTCTTGGTCTGCTGGTAGTGGTCGAGCATCATCTTGTGGGTTTCACGGCCGACGCCGGACTTCTTGTAGCCACCGAACGCGGCATGCGCCGGGTACAGGTGGTAGCAGTTGGTCCACACGCGGCCGGCCTTGATGCCCCGGCCCATGCGGTAGGCGCGGTTGATGTCGCGGGTCCAGACGCCGGCACCCAGGCCGAACTCGGTGTCGTTGGCGATCGCCAGGGCTTCGGCTTCATCCTTGAAGGTGGTGACGCTGACCACCGGGCCGAAGATTTCCTCCTGGAACACACGCATCTTGTTGTTGCCCTTGAGCAGGGTCGGCTGGATGTAATAGCCGGTGGCCAGCGAGCCATCGAGTTGCTCTACCTTGCCGCCTGTGAGCAGCTCGGCGCCCTCTTCCTGGGCAATCTTGAGGTAGGACTGGATCTTCTCGAACTGCTGCTGCGAGGCCTGCGCGCCGACCATGGTATCGGTGTCCAGTGGGTCGCCGCGCTTGATCTGCAGCACCTTCTTCATCACCACTTCCATGAACTGCGGGTAGATCGACTCCTGCACCAGGGCACGGGACGGGCAGGTGCACACCTCGCCCTGGTTGAAGAAGGCCAGGACCATGCCTTCGGCGGCCTTCTCGATGAAGGTCGGCTCGGCTTGCATGATGTCTTCGAAGTAGACGTTCGGCGACTTGCCGCCCAGCTCCACGGTGGACGGGATGATGTTCTCGGCGGCGCATTTCATGATGTGCGAGCCCACCGGGGTGGAGCCGGTGAAGGCGATCTTGGCGATGCGCTTGCTGGTGGCCAGCGCTTCACCGGCTTCGCGGCCGTAGCCCTGCACCACGTTGAGCACGCCCTTGGGCAGCAGGTCGCCGATCAGTTCGAGCAGTACGGTGATGCCCAGCGGGGTCTGCTCGGCGGGCTTGAGCACCACGCAGTTGCCGGCGGCCAGGGCCGGGGCGAGCTTCCAGGCGGCCATCAGCAGCGGGAAGTTCCACGGGATGATCTGGCCGACCACGCCCAGCGGTTCGTGGATGTGGTAGGCGACAGTGTTTTCGTTGATCTCGGCGGCGCCGCCTTCCTGGGCGCGAATGCAGCCGGCGAAATAGCGGAAATGGTCGACCGCCAGCGGGATGTCGGCGTTGAGGGTCTCGCGGATCGGTTTGCCGTTGTCCCAGGTTTCGGTGATGGCCAGTACTTCGAGGTTCTGCTCGATGCGGTCGGCGATCTTCAGCAGAACGTTGGAGCGGTCCTGCACGCTGGTACGGCCCCAGGCGTCGGCGGCGGCGTGGGCGGCATCCAGGGCTTTGTCGATGTCTTCGGCAGTGGAGCGGGGGAATTCTGCGATCAGCTTGCCATTCACCGGCGAGGTGTTCTCGAAGTATTGCCCTTTGACCGGAGCTACGAACTCGCCGCCGATGTAGTTGCCGTAGCGGCTCTTGAACGAGACCTTGGCGCCCTCGGTACCGGGATGTGCGTAACGCATGGTGTGTCTCCTGGCTATTGTGTTTGTTGGGGAGTTGGAAAGCGTAGAGCAAAGGTCGGGCCAGTGCTTTGCAGCCCTTTGCGATCAATGACTTGGATCAGTTGTCGAGCGACTTCGAGCGGGTGTTGTGCCGAGAGCGGTACAGGCAGGGTGACACTTTGTGCCATTGGCGAGACGCTGCTGACTCGGCGGTCGGGCCGTCATTGCAAAGCGTTCCCGGGAGGAGGATGCTGGCGGGACGCTTCATCTGCGGAGAACAACAAAAATGCAGAGCAACGCTTTCAGTCGCCATGCCCAGCAGGTGCTCACGGTCGCTCGCGGGCAGCCCCACGGCCCGGCCAGCGACCCGTCCATCGCGCGCTCCTGGCTGCGCTGCCTCGAGGACTATCACCTCGACCCTGCGCTGGCCCAGGCTCCGGTGGTGCTCGAGCACGGGCGCCTGCTGGAGAGTCGCGAACGCCTGCAGCAGGTGCTGCAGATCGCCGATGGCGAGATGAACAGCCTGCATCAGCAGTTGTCCGGCTCGGGCCACGCGGTGCTGCTTACCGATGCCCGCGGCGTGATCCTCAACTGCGTCACCGCGCCCAGCGAGCGACGGATCTTCGAGCGTGCCGGGCTGTGGCTCGGTGCAGACTGGAGCGAGGCGCGCGAGGGCACCAATGGCATCGGCACCTGCCTGGTCGAGCGCCAGGCCCTGACCATTCACCAGGACGAACACTTTCGTGGCCGCCATACCGGGCTGACCTGCTCGGCCAGCCCGGTGTTCGATCCGCACGGCGAGCTGCTGGCCGTGCTAGATGTATCCTCGGCGCGCCCGGATGTCTCGCGCCAGAGCCAGTTCCATACCATGGCGCTGGTCAACCTCTCGGCGAAGATGATCGAGAGTTGCTATTTCCTGCGGCACTTCGAGCATCACTGGTTGTTGCGCTTTCATCTGCAGGCCGAGTCAGTCGGGCTGTTCAGCGAGGGGCTGCTGGCCTTTGACGGCGATGGCCGGGTCTGTGCGGTCAACCAGAGCGCGCTGAACCTGTTGGGCAGCATTCGTGGCGGGGT
The Pseudomonas putida genome window above contains:
- the eutC gene encoding ethanolamine ammonia-lyase subunit EutC — translated: MDRPTPTHDNPWLALRNLTPARIALGRTGTSLPTGAQLDFQFAHAQARDAVHLPFDHAGLRQQLSDRGRDSLLLHSAAADRHQYLQRPDLGRRLSDDSALKLREHAQANPGGVDLAIVVADGLSALAVHRHTLPLLSRFEEQAAADGWSSAPVILVEQGRVAVADEVGELLGARMTVMLIGERPGLSSPDSLGLYFTYAPKVGLTDAYRNCISNVRLEGLSYGMAAHRLLYLMREACRRQLSGVNLKDEAEVHSIDSENSSSKCGNFLLGEG
- a CDS encoding ethanolamine ammonia-lyase subunit EutB, which translates into the protein MASFVHTVGNLVYRFDSLKEVMAKASPARSGDFLAGVAAANDGERVAAQMALANIPLSHFLSEALIPYEQDEITRLIIDTHDAAAFAPVSHLTVGGLRDWLLSEAADEASLRALAPGLTPEMAAAVSKIMRVQDLVLVAQKIRVVTAFRGTMGLRGRLSTRLQPNHPTDEPAGIAASILDGLLYGNGDAMIGINPATDSIASICALLEMLDAIIQRYDIPTQACVLTHVTTSIEAINRGVPLDLVFQSIAGTEAANAGFGINLNVLQEGYEAGLSLKRGTLGQNLMYFETGQGSALSANAHHGVDQQTCETRAYAVARHFKPFLVNTVVGFIGPEYLYNGKQIIRAGLEDHFCGKLLGVPMGCDICYTNHAEADQDDMDTLLTLLGVAGINFIMGIPGSDDIMLNYQTTSFHDALYARQTLGLKPGPEFEAWLERTGIFTQADGRVRFGDNLPPAFRHALAQLA
- the eat gene encoding ethanolamine permease, which codes for MPSDQSAGTPASSSVDFEKVGSDYFQQRELKKGAAGWVLLVGLGVAYVISGDYAGWNFGLAQGGWGGMFLATLLMATMYLCMCFSLAELSSMIPTAGGGYGFARSAFGPWGGFLTGTAILIEYAIAPAAIAVFIGAYCQSLFGIGGWMIYLAFYIVFIGIHIFGVGEALKLMFIITAVAAIALAVFLIGMVPHFDAANLFDIAKTDAVGASSFLPFGYVGIWAAIPYAIWFFLAVEGVPLAAEETKNPKRDLPRGLIGAMLVLLAFALLILVVGPGGAGSEALKASGNPLVEALSKAYGGSTWMGGFVNLVGLAGLIASFFSIIYAYSRQIFALSRAGYLPRKLSQTNKSKAPVLALVIPGIIGFALSLTGQGDLLILVAVFGATLSYVLMMAAHITLRIRRPKMERPYRTPGGIFTSGVALVLACIAVVAGFLVDPRVVIGAAVIYAVLIAYFAFYSRHHLVAGTPEEEFAAIQKAEEALH
- a CDS encoding aldehyde dehydrogenase family protein: MRYAHPGTEGAKVSFKSRYGNYIGGEFVAPVKGQYFENTSPVNGKLIAEFPRSTAEDIDKALDAAHAAADAWGRTSVQDRSNVLLKIADRIEQNLEVLAITETWDNGKPIRETLNADIPLAVDHFRYFAGCIRAQEGGAAEINENTVAYHIHEPLGVVGQIIPWNFPLLMAAWKLAPALAAGNCVVLKPAEQTPLGITVLLELIGDLLPKGVLNVVQGYGREAGEALATSKRIAKIAFTGSTPVGSHIMKCAAENIIPSTVELGGKSPNVYFEDIMQAEPTFIEKAAEGMVLAFFNQGEVCTCPSRALVQESIYPQFMEVVMKKVLQIKRGDPLDTDTMVGAQASQQQFEKIQSYLKIAQEEGAELLTGGKVEQLDGSLATGYYIQPTLLKGNNKMRVFQEEIFGPVVSVTTFKDEAEALAIANDTEFGLGAGVWTRDINRAYRMGRGIKAGRVWTNCYHLYPAHAAFGGYKKSGVGRETHKMMLDHYQQTKNLLVSYDINPLGFF